A window from Citrus sinensis cultivar Valencia sweet orange chromosome 5, DVS_A1.0, whole genome shotgun sequence encodes these proteins:
- the LOC102612859 gene encoding kinesin-like protein KIN-7F isoform X2: MGGEEVIPEETQGLSLTAGQEERILVFVRLRPLNEKEYARNDVSDWECINNNSIVFKNSLLERSVYPPAYTFDRVFGCECPTRQVYEEAAKEVTLSVVNGINSTFFAYGQTSSGKTYTMGGITENAIQDIYDYIDTHQEREFVLKFSAMEIYNESVRDLLSTDSTPLRLLDDPEKGTVVERLTEETLTDMSHLMELLAVCEAQRQIGETALNETSSRSHQILRLTIESSAREYLGAGNSSILSASVNFVDLAGSERASQTLNAGARLKEGSHINRSLLTLGTVIRKLSKGRNAHIPYRDSKLTRILQNSLGGNARTAIICTMSPARSHVEQSRNTLLFASCAKEVATNAQVNVVMSDKALVKQLQKELARLENEMKNLQSTPKKCDFTLLKEKEQVIEEMDRQIRELTKERDLAKSRVDNLLQSIGEEDQRSRLDEYSEVESSDIYNPVHSDVGLETYKTSKNIDNSQLDNSSPKFFHLSENQEDNSLLDNSTPKFVGLDPCQGWDDITRKIDEDSEDTCKEVRCIEMEASTLNRKSESDVGKFPMTGAMEEAAFSPPSQKVRSIVMEESSMERKTGSDVFSPGPEEKERRSSMTKATYEASELSPRGDRCIKMEESSINKTTEPDVFLSGTEEEGKLSMTGDIGEVPVTSPQKEDKGSSPVDKHDTEALKQKIQDLQKTISYLVSLYPVEQSPPSSSSDLSSLKMSRSASCKAAIVSMQSSLALEKTENCENTPTTWSDKNVPEKPGGFNGKLSELKHGPKVRDFDSQTSISAASMEAQSIKEYDADDASSIYEQSENASSLWFEKAVHTPTTMSERSFPITAARTRKFYEFNHSGDIRNFHSKYSETSVSTPSVESRSGKETDTEDSGIHEFVSEKKEVIKLPSLKKFGDYLVQETGTDYTEGSMKNAEEAGMDTRKDIIQPLFNWPAEFERQRKEIIELWDACYVPLVHRTYFFLLFKGDPSDSVYMEVELRRLSFLKGGNITKESFNSSLKGLYRERETLSKQVHQKFSRKEREELYKKWGIALNTKQRSLQLARRIWSSTKDMNHIKESAYLVAKLIDFVQPGQAPKEIFGLSFSHGPGSKRRRSYSWRPSRRSSMSVL, translated from the exons ATGGGCGGAGAGGAGGTGATTCCTGAGGAAACTCAGGGCCTGTCTCTGACCGCTGGCCAAGAAGAAAGAATCTTAGTTTTTGTTAGATTGAGGCCTTTGAATGAGAAAGAATATGCAAGGAACGATGTTTCAGATTGGGAATGCATAAATAACAACTCCATCGTTTTCAAGAACAGCTTACTTGAGCGTTCCGTGTACCCGCCTGCCTATACTTTTG ACAGAGTATTTGGGTGTGAATGCCCCACAAGGCAAGTATACGAAGAAGCAGCAAAAGAAGTTACCCTTTCTGTAGTCAATGGCATTAACT CGACCTTTTTTGCATATGGGCAAACAAGTAGTGGAAAGACATATACAATGGgcggaattacagaaaatgctATTCAAGATATATATGATTACATAGACACG CATCAAGAACGTGAATTTGTGTTGAAGTTCTCTGCCATGGAGATTTACAATGAATCTGTTAGGGATCTCCTCAGCACAGATTCTACTCCACTTCGACTCCTCGATGATCCAGAG AAAGGGACTGTTGTTGAGAGGCTTACTGAGGAGACGCTGACAGACATGAGCCATCTGATGGAACTCCTTGCCGTCTGTGAAG CTCAAAGGCAGATAGGAGAAACCGCTTTGAATGAAACCAGCTCGAGATCCCATCAAATTTTGCGATTG ACAATAGAAAGTTCTGCTCGTGAATATTTAGGTGCTGGCAATTCAAGCATTCTGTCAGCCAGTGTG AACTTTGTTGATCTTGCGGGGAGTGAGCGAGCATCTCAAACATTAAATGCTGGTGCAAGATTGAAAGAAGGTTCCCACATTAATCGAAGTTTGTTGACACTGGGAACTGTAATTCGCAAATTAAG CAAGGGAAGAAATGCACACATTCCTTACAGAGATTCTAAGCTGACTAGGATTCTACAGAATTCCTTAGGGGGCAATGCCAGAACAGCCATCATTTGCACTATGAGCCCCGCTCGCAGTCATGTTGAGCAATCAAGAAATACTCTCTTGTTTGCAAGCTGTGCTAAAGAGGTGGCAACCAACGCACAGGTCAATGTGGTAATGTCAGATAAGGCATTGGTAAAGCAACTACAAAAGGAGTTGGCTAGACTGGAGAATGAGATGAAGAACTTACAATCCACCCCCAAGAAATGTGACTTTACGTTGCtgaaagagaaagaacaaGTTATTGAAGAGATGGATAGACAGATAAGAGAGTTGACCAAGGAACGTGATCTTGCTAAATCCCGAGTTGACAATTTGCTACAATCAATTGGAGAAGAAGATCAACGATCGAGATTAGATGAATATTCAGAAGTAGAATCATCAGATATATACAATCCTGTACATTCGGACGTAGGACTTGAAACATACAAAACATCTAAGAATATTGACAATTCTCAGCTGGATAACAGCTCTCCTAAATTTTTTCACCTTTCTGAGAATCAAGAAGACAATTCTCTGCTGGATAACAGTACTCCTAAATTTGTTGGGCTCGATCCATGTCAAGGCTGGGATGACATCACTAGAAAAATTGATGAAGATTCTGAAGATACCTGCAAAGAAGTTCGATGCATTGAAATGGAGGCCTCAACCCTTAACAGGAAAAGTGAATCTGATGTTGGGAAATTTCCAATGACAGGAGCCATGGAAGAGGCTGCATTTTCACCTCCCAGTCAGAAAGTTAGAAGTATTGTAATGGAAGAATCAAGCATGGAGAGGAAAACAGGCTCTGATGTCTTTTCACCTGGGCCcgaggaaaaagaaaggagaTCATCTATGACAAAAGCCACGTACGAGGCTTCAGAACTATCCCCTCGGGGAGATAGATGTATTAAAATGGAAGAATCAAGCATTAACAAGACCACCGAACCTGATGTCTTCTTATCTGGTACAGAAGAAGAAGGGAAATTATCTATGACAGGAGACATAGGTGAAGTTCCAGTCACTTCCCCACAGAAGGAAGATAAAGGGTCAAGCCCAGTTGATAAACATGACACTGAAGCTTTGAAGCAAAAAATTCAGGATCTGCAAAAAACCATCAGCTATCTTGTAAGTTTGTACCCTGTGGAACAATCTCctccatcttcttcttctgattTGTCTAGCTTAAAAATGAGTCGAAGTGCAAGTTGCAAAGCAGCTATCGTGTCGATGCAATCTTCCCTAGCTCTTGAGAAGACAGAAAACTGTGAGAATACACCAACTACATGGTCTGATAAAAATGTCCCTGAAAAACCCGGAGGGTTTAATGGAAAACTTTCTGAATTGAAGCATGGTCCAAAGGTTAGAGATTTTGATTCTCAAACTTCAATTAGTGCTGCTTCCATGGAAGCACAAAGCATCAAAGAGTATGATGCAGATGATGCTAGTAGCATTTATGAACAGAGCGAGAATGCATCATCTCTTTGGTTTGAGAAAGCTGTACACACACCGACTACCATGTCCGAAAGAAGCTTCCCAATTACAGCTGCCAGAACCAGAAAGTTTTATGAGTTTAATCACAGTGGCGACATCAGAAATTTTCACAGTAAATATTCTGAAACTTCTGTTAGTACTCCTTCAGTAGAATCACGGAGCGGCAAAGAGACAGATACTGAAGATAGCGGCATTCATGAATTTGTttcagaaaagaaagaagtgaTCAAACTTCCatctttgaagaaatttggtGATTATTTG GTTCAGGAAACGGGAACTGATTACACTGAAGGATCCATGAAGAATGCAGAGGAGGCTGGAATGGATACAAGGAAGGATATCATTCAACCACTTTTCAATTGGCCTGCAGAATTTGAAAGGCAGCGGAAAGAAATCATTGAGCTTTGGGACGCCTGCTATGTGCCATTGGTACACAGAACTTATTTCTTCCTCCTCTTCAAAGGTGATCCTTCGGACTCTGTGTACATGGAGGTGGAGCTCAGAAGGCTGTCTTTTCTGAAGGGCGGTAATATCACCAAAGAGAGTTTCAATTCTAG CTTGAAGGGTCTATACCGAGAGAGGGAGACATTGAGCAAGCAAGTTCATCAGAAGTTTTCAAGGAAGGAGAGAGAGGAACTCTACAAGAAGTGGGGTATTGCATTGAACACGAAGCAGAGAAGTCTACAGTTAGCACGTCGGATATGGTCGAGCACAAAGGACATGAACCACATAAAAGAAAGTGCATATCTTGTTGCAAAACTGATCGATTTTGTACAGCCAGGCCAAGCCCCTAAGGAGATTTTCGGACTCAGCTTCTCACATGGACCGGGCTCTAAACGTCGAAGATCATACAGCTGGAGACCGAGCAGGAGGTCTTCTATGTCTGTTCTTTAA
- the LOC102612859 gene encoding kinesin-like protein KIN-7F isoform X1, producing the protein MGGEEVIPEETQGLSLTAGQEERILVFVRLRPLNEKEYARNDVSDWECINNNSIVFKNSLLERSVYPPAYTFDRVFGCECPTRQVYEEAAKEVTLSVVNGINSTFFAYGQTSSGKTYTMGGITENAIQDIYDYIDTHQEREFVLKFSAMEIYNESVRDLLSTDSTPLRLLDDPEKGTVVERLTEETLTDMSHLMELLAVCEAQRQIGETALNETSSRSHQILRLTIESSAREYLGAGNSSILSASVNFVDLAGSERASQTLNAGARLKEGSHINRSLLTLGTVIRKLSKGRNAHIPYRDSKLTRILQNSLGGNARTAIICTMSPARSHVEQSRNTLLFASCAKEVATNAQVNVVMSDKALVKQLQKELARLENEMKNLQSTPKKCDFTLLKEKEQVIEEMDRQIRELTKERDLAKSRVDNLLQSIGEEDQRSRLDEYSEVESSDIYNPVHSDVGLETYKTSKNIDNSQLDNSSPKFFHLSENQEDNSLLDNSTPKFVGLDPCQGWDDITRKIDEDSEDTCKEVRCIEMEASTLNRKSESDVGKFPMTGAMEEAAFSPPSQKVRSIVMEESSMERKTGSDVFSPGPEEKERRSSMTKATYEASELSPRGDRCIKMEESSINKTTEPDVFLSGTEEEGKLSMTGDIGEVPVTSPQKEDKGSSPVDKHDTEALKQKIQDLQKTISYLVSLYPVEQSPPSSSSDLSSLKMSRSASCKAAIVSMQSSLALEKTENCENTPTTWSDKNVPEKPGGFNGKLSELKHGPKVRDFDSQTSISAASMEAQSIKEYDADDASSIYEQSENASSLWFEKAVHTPTTMSERSFPITAARTRKFYEFNHSGDIRNFHSKYSETSVSTPSVESRSGKETDTEDSGIHEFVSEKKEVIKLPSLKKFGDYLVQETGTDYTEGSMKNAEEAGMDTRKDIIQPLFNWPAEFERQRKEIIELWDACYVPLVHRTYFFLLFKGDPSDSVYMEVELRRLSFLKGGNITKESFNSRDSLKGLYRERETLSKQVHQKFSRKEREELYKKWGIALNTKQRSLQLARRIWSSTKDMNHIKESAYLVAKLIDFVQPGQAPKEIFGLSFSHGPGSKRRRSYSWRPSRRSSMSVL; encoded by the exons ATGGGCGGAGAGGAGGTGATTCCTGAGGAAACTCAGGGCCTGTCTCTGACCGCTGGCCAAGAAGAAAGAATCTTAGTTTTTGTTAGATTGAGGCCTTTGAATGAGAAAGAATATGCAAGGAACGATGTTTCAGATTGGGAATGCATAAATAACAACTCCATCGTTTTCAAGAACAGCTTACTTGAGCGTTCCGTGTACCCGCCTGCCTATACTTTTG ACAGAGTATTTGGGTGTGAATGCCCCACAAGGCAAGTATACGAAGAAGCAGCAAAAGAAGTTACCCTTTCTGTAGTCAATGGCATTAACT CGACCTTTTTTGCATATGGGCAAACAAGTAGTGGAAAGACATATACAATGGgcggaattacagaaaatgctATTCAAGATATATATGATTACATAGACACG CATCAAGAACGTGAATTTGTGTTGAAGTTCTCTGCCATGGAGATTTACAATGAATCTGTTAGGGATCTCCTCAGCACAGATTCTACTCCACTTCGACTCCTCGATGATCCAGAG AAAGGGACTGTTGTTGAGAGGCTTACTGAGGAGACGCTGACAGACATGAGCCATCTGATGGAACTCCTTGCCGTCTGTGAAG CTCAAAGGCAGATAGGAGAAACCGCTTTGAATGAAACCAGCTCGAGATCCCATCAAATTTTGCGATTG ACAATAGAAAGTTCTGCTCGTGAATATTTAGGTGCTGGCAATTCAAGCATTCTGTCAGCCAGTGTG AACTTTGTTGATCTTGCGGGGAGTGAGCGAGCATCTCAAACATTAAATGCTGGTGCAAGATTGAAAGAAGGTTCCCACATTAATCGAAGTTTGTTGACACTGGGAACTGTAATTCGCAAATTAAG CAAGGGAAGAAATGCACACATTCCTTACAGAGATTCTAAGCTGACTAGGATTCTACAGAATTCCTTAGGGGGCAATGCCAGAACAGCCATCATTTGCACTATGAGCCCCGCTCGCAGTCATGTTGAGCAATCAAGAAATACTCTCTTGTTTGCAAGCTGTGCTAAAGAGGTGGCAACCAACGCACAGGTCAATGTGGTAATGTCAGATAAGGCATTGGTAAAGCAACTACAAAAGGAGTTGGCTAGACTGGAGAATGAGATGAAGAACTTACAATCCACCCCCAAGAAATGTGACTTTACGTTGCtgaaagagaaagaacaaGTTATTGAAGAGATGGATAGACAGATAAGAGAGTTGACCAAGGAACGTGATCTTGCTAAATCCCGAGTTGACAATTTGCTACAATCAATTGGAGAAGAAGATCAACGATCGAGATTAGATGAATATTCAGAAGTAGAATCATCAGATATATACAATCCTGTACATTCGGACGTAGGACTTGAAACATACAAAACATCTAAGAATATTGACAATTCTCAGCTGGATAACAGCTCTCCTAAATTTTTTCACCTTTCTGAGAATCAAGAAGACAATTCTCTGCTGGATAACAGTACTCCTAAATTTGTTGGGCTCGATCCATGTCAAGGCTGGGATGACATCACTAGAAAAATTGATGAAGATTCTGAAGATACCTGCAAAGAAGTTCGATGCATTGAAATGGAGGCCTCAACCCTTAACAGGAAAAGTGAATCTGATGTTGGGAAATTTCCAATGACAGGAGCCATGGAAGAGGCTGCATTTTCACCTCCCAGTCAGAAAGTTAGAAGTATTGTAATGGAAGAATCAAGCATGGAGAGGAAAACAGGCTCTGATGTCTTTTCACCTGGGCCcgaggaaaaagaaaggagaTCATCTATGACAAAAGCCACGTACGAGGCTTCAGAACTATCCCCTCGGGGAGATAGATGTATTAAAATGGAAGAATCAAGCATTAACAAGACCACCGAACCTGATGTCTTCTTATCTGGTACAGAAGAAGAAGGGAAATTATCTATGACAGGAGACATAGGTGAAGTTCCAGTCACTTCCCCACAGAAGGAAGATAAAGGGTCAAGCCCAGTTGATAAACATGACACTGAAGCTTTGAAGCAAAAAATTCAGGATCTGCAAAAAACCATCAGCTATCTTGTAAGTTTGTACCCTGTGGAACAATCTCctccatcttcttcttctgattTGTCTAGCTTAAAAATGAGTCGAAGTGCAAGTTGCAAAGCAGCTATCGTGTCGATGCAATCTTCCCTAGCTCTTGAGAAGACAGAAAACTGTGAGAATACACCAACTACATGGTCTGATAAAAATGTCCCTGAAAAACCCGGAGGGTTTAATGGAAAACTTTCTGAATTGAAGCATGGTCCAAAGGTTAGAGATTTTGATTCTCAAACTTCAATTAGTGCTGCTTCCATGGAAGCACAAAGCATCAAAGAGTATGATGCAGATGATGCTAGTAGCATTTATGAACAGAGCGAGAATGCATCATCTCTTTGGTTTGAGAAAGCTGTACACACACCGACTACCATGTCCGAAAGAAGCTTCCCAATTACAGCTGCCAGAACCAGAAAGTTTTATGAGTTTAATCACAGTGGCGACATCAGAAATTTTCACAGTAAATATTCTGAAACTTCTGTTAGTACTCCTTCAGTAGAATCACGGAGCGGCAAAGAGACAGATACTGAAGATAGCGGCATTCATGAATTTGTttcagaaaagaaagaagtgaTCAAACTTCCatctttgaagaaatttggtGATTATTTG GTTCAGGAAACGGGAACTGATTACACTGAAGGATCCATGAAGAATGCAGAGGAGGCTGGAATGGATACAAGGAAGGATATCATTCAACCACTTTTCAATTGGCCTGCAGAATTTGAAAGGCAGCGGAAAGAAATCATTGAGCTTTGGGACGCCTGCTATGTGCCATTGGTACACAGAACTTATTTCTTCCTCCTCTTCAAAGGTGATCCTTCGGACTCTGTGTACATGGAGGTGGAGCTCAGAAGGCTGTCTTTTCTGAAGGGCGGTAATATCACCAAAGAGAGTTTCAATTCTAG ggaCAGCTTGAAGGGTCTATACCGAGAGAGGGAGACATTGAGCAAGCAAGTTCATCAGAAGTTTTCAAGGAAGGAGAGAGAGGAACTCTACAAGAAGTGGGGTATTGCATTGAACACGAAGCAGAGAAGTCTACAGTTAGCACGTCGGATATGGTCGAGCACAAAGGACATGAACCACATAAAAGAAAGTGCATATCTTGTTGCAAAACTGATCGATTTTGTACAGCCAGGCCAAGCCCCTAAGGAGATTTTCGGACTCAGCTTCTCACATGGACCGGGCTCTAAACGTCGAAGATCATACAGCTGGAGACCGAGCAGGAGGTCTTCTATGTCTGTTCTTTAA